One genomic window of Bradyrhizobium sp. B124 includes the following:
- a CDS encoding helix-turn-helix transcriptional regulator yields the protein MLVPIVVNLDVMLAKRKRRLGDLADAIGISIQNLSILKTGKAKAMRFSTLSAICRELDCRPGDILEYVPGDEGEAEGG from the coding sequence ATGCTCGTGCCCATCGTGGTGAACCTCGATGTCATGCTCGCAAAGCGCAAGCGCCGCCTCGGAGACCTCGCGGACGCGATCGGCATCTCGATCCAGAACCTGTCGATCCTGAAAACCGGCAAGGCCAAGGCGATGCGCTTCTCGACGCTGTCGGCGATCTGCCGCGAACTCGACTGCCGGCCGGGGGACATTCTGGAATATGTGCCGGGCGATGAGGGTGAGGCCGAGGGCGGCTGA
- the oxc gene encoding oxalyl-CoA decarboxylase, translating to MLNTATKSEAPGTEQELTDGFHLVIDALKLNGIDTVYGVPGIPITDLGRMAQAAGIRVLSFRHEQNAGYAASIAGFLTKRPGVCLTVSAPGFLNGLTALAHATTNCFPMILISGSSEREIVDLQQGDYEEMDQLAIAKPLCKAAFRVLHAQDIGIGLARAIRAAVSGRPGGVYLDLPAKLFGQVMDAAAGEKSLVKVIDAAPAQLPAPSAVKRALDVLKNGKRPLIILGKGAAYAQADEAIKNFVEKSGVPFLPMSMAKGLLPDLHPQCAGAARSTVLKDADVVMLIGARLNWLLSHGKGKTWGEAPKKFIQVDIEPKEMDSNVEIVAPVVGDIGSCVSAFLDAMGANWSAAPSDWLATVAKKRDDNVAKMAPKLMSNASPMDYHGALGALRTIITERPDTIFVNEGANTLDLARGVVDMHKPRKRLDVGTWGVMGIGMGYSIAAAVETGLPVLAVEGDSAFGFSGMEVETICRYKLPICVVIFNNDGIYRGTDVNSAGEDPATTVFVKGSRYDKMMEAFGGVGVNATSPDELKRAVDAALDSGKPTLINAVIDPAAGSESGRIGNLNPQSVLKKK from the coding sequence ATGCTGAATACCGCTACGAAGTCCGAGGCACCGGGCACCGAGCAAGAATTGACCGATGGCTTCCACCTCGTCATCGATGCGCTCAAGCTCAACGGCATCGACACCGTCTATGGTGTGCCGGGCATCCCGATCACGGACCTGGGCCGCATGGCCCAGGCGGCGGGCATTCGCGTGCTCTCGTTCCGCCACGAGCAGAATGCCGGCTATGCGGCCTCGATCGCCGGCTTCCTGACCAAGCGTCCCGGCGTCTGCCTCACGGTGTCGGCGCCCGGCTTCCTCAACGGCCTCACCGCGCTTGCCCACGCCACCACCAACTGCTTCCCGATGATCCTGATCTCGGGCTCGTCCGAGCGCGAGATCGTCGACCTGCAGCAGGGCGACTATGAGGAGATGGACCAGCTCGCGATCGCCAAGCCGCTGTGCAAGGCGGCGTTCCGCGTGCTGCACGCCCAGGACATCGGCATCGGCCTTGCCCGCGCGATCCGCGCCGCAGTGTCGGGCCGTCCGGGCGGCGTCTATCTCGACCTGCCCGCAAAGCTGTTCGGCCAGGTCATGGATGCGGCGGCCGGCGAGAAGTCGCTGGTCAAGGTGATCGATGCTGCGCCGGCGCAGCTCCCTGCCCCGTCGGCGGTCAAGCGCGCGCTCGACGTGCTGAAGAACGGAAAGCGTCCGCTGATCATCCTCGGCAAGGGCGCGGCCTATGCGCAGGCCGACGAGGCGATCAAGAATTTCGTCGAGAAGAGCGGCGTGCCGTTCCTGCCGATGAGCATGGCCAAGGGCCTCTTGCCCGACCTGCATCCGCAATGCGCGGGTGCGGCGCGCTCGACCGTGCTAAAAGATGCCGACGTCGTCATGCTGATCGGCGCCCGCCTCAACTGGCTGCTGTCGCACGGCAAGGGCAAGACCTGGGGTGAGGCTCCGAAGAAGTTCATCCAGGTCGACATCGAGCCGAAGGAAATGGATTCCAACGTCGAGATCGTCGCCCCCGTGGTCGGCGATATCGGCTCCTGCGTGTCCGCGTTCCTCGACGCCATGGGCGCCAACTGGTCAGCCGCGCCGAGCGACTGGCTCGCCACCGTAGCCAAGAAGCGCGACGACAACGTCGCCAAGATGGCGCCGAAGCTGATGAGCAACGCATCGCCGATGGATTATCACGGCGCGCTCGGCGCGCTGCGTACGATCATCACGGAACGTCCCGACACCATCTTCGTCAACGAAGGCGCCAACACGCTCGACCTCGCCCGCGGCGTCGTCGACATGCACAAGCCGCGCAAGCGGCTCGACGTCGGCACCTGGGGCGTAATGGGCATCGGCATGGGCTATTCGATCGCGGCCGCGGTCGAGACCGGCCTGCCCGTGCTCGCAGTCGAAGGCGACAGCGCGTTCGGCTTCTCCGGCATGGAGGTCGAGACCATCTGCCGCTACAAGCTGCCGATCTGCGTCGTGATCTTCAACAACGACGGCATCTATCGCGGCACCGACGTCAACAGCGCGGGCGAGGATCCGGCCACCACCGTTTTCGTCAAGGGCTCGCGCTACGACAAGATGATGGAAGCCTTCGGCGGCGTCGGCGTCAACGCCACCTCGCCCGACGAGCTGAAGCGCGCGGTCGATGCGGCGCTGGATTCCGGCAAGCCGACCTTGATCAACGCGGTGATCGATCCGGCGGCGGGCTCGGAGAGCGGCCGCATCGGCAACCTCAATCCTCAGAGCGTTCTGAAGAAAAAGTAG
- a CDS encoding MASE1 domain-containing protein, with the protein MERATFAKARIFAFGDAWSVAIYAAEILIIAAIYAGLAESARLLPAINPAATPLWPPTGLALALVLLRGYRIWPAILVGALAPYLLADRSLLEIGAAGIGSLLAACAGTWLIGRWSNGRQTFATPSGVARFAIISFAPTTIISSAIALAGFTLANESNFSDSVVAGLTWWLADAAGALVIAPVIVLWATMPLRIASKWTLLESITVAALAGTIGLAAYSPLIGSDLVSNGLDVLLPHRSLLGFLVLLPLIWAGLRGDRCAATTAALIFVGTAVWGFSVGNDPFSKIDPNGALLSLFVLSIIVSAPPLALAAASATRQAREAQLLSVQDQLNGQLERKALALDSIRRHFQTLIEGVVDYAIFALDREGHVTSWNSTAQKIIGYTSEEIIGKHFGIFYRPDERRAGSPTHALESAIESGKYDVEGWRIRKNGTPFFITGSVSSSRDDAGNLIGFISILRDATERRDAEEKLVQAREQLAMSQKMEAIGKLTGGIAHDFNNLLMIIGGSAQIFQRLLDPKLPKAIEAIQTAAKRGESLTRQLLTFSRHQHLSPTVVDLNASIKNMRTMIESSLRGNIVYNENVGDGVSPVKVDLAELELAIVNIAVNARDAMTSGGTFTLSVHAVTANQETGGDRRGKAFFAITLGDTGTGIPPNLLSKMFDPFFTTKEVGKGTGLGLSQVYGFAHQAGGTVTADSKVGQGTTITIYLPSCVDEQITSKELAAARARPRQPPRQTVLVVDDSPEVADVTSSLFEHLGYETIYRDSAEAALKLLDTGTKIDLVFSDIVMPGTIDGVGLAREVRSRYPGLPIALTTGYSDAAKAAPPSLKILRKPFDTEALRDFIQDLAPPRSTRSSGVPLASSTTEAVRRS; encoded by the coding sequence ATGGAAAGGGCAACGTTCGCCAAGGCCAGGATTTTCGCTTTTGGCGACGCTTGGAGCGTTGCGATCTACGCGGCCGAAATCCTGATAATTGCCGCAATTTATGCTGGTCTCGCCGAATCCGCGCGATTGCTTCCCGCAATCAATCCAGCCGCGACACCGCTATGGCCACCAACCGGGCTTGCGCTCGCGCTGGTCCTGCTGCGCGGCTACCGGATCTGGCCCGCGATCCTGGTGGGGGCCCTCGCTCCTTACCTCTTGGCCGACCGATCGCTCCTGGAGATCGGCGCCGCCGGGATCGGCAGCCTGCTTGCCGCATGTGCCGGGACATGGCTGATCGGCCGCTGGTCGAACGGTCGCCAGACGTTTGCCACACCGTCCGGTGTCGCAAGGTTTGCAATCATTTCCTTTGCGCCGACCACGATCATCAGTTCAGCCATCGCCTTGGCCGGCTTCACGCTCGCCAACGAATCGAATTTTTCCGATTCCGTCGTCGCCGGGTTGACCTGGTGGCTTGCGGACGCTGCCGGGGCCCTGGTGATTGCTCCGGTCATCGTGCTCTGGGCGACGATGCCCTTACGCATTGCTTCCAAATGGACTCTGTTGGAATCGATCACGGTCGCTGCTCTCGCTGGTACCATCGGGCTCGCTGCTTATAGCCCGCTGATCGGTAGCGATCTCGTCAGCAACGGCCTCGACGTGTTGCTGCCGCATCGGAGCCTTCTGGGCTTTCTGGTTTTACTGCCCTTGATCTGGGCCGGTCTGCGCGGCGATCGATGCGCCGCGACGACGGCCGCGCTCATTTTCGTCGGAACTGCCGTGTGGGGGTTCTCGGTGGGGAATGATCCATTTTCGAAAATCGATCCGAACGGGGCGCTGTTATCCTTGTTCGTGCTTTCGATCATCGTGTCGGCGCCTCCGCTTGCCCTGGCCGCGGCAAGCGCGACGCGCCAGGCCAGGGAAGCCCAGTTGCTTTCCGTCCAGGATCAGCTGAACGGTCAACTTGAACGGAAAGCTTTGGCGCTCGACAGCATCAGACGGCACTTCCAGACCCTTATCGAAGGCGTTGTCGATTATGCAATTTTTGCGCTTGATCGAGAAGGACACGTGACGAGCTGGAATAGCACCGCTCAAAAGATCATCGGCTACACCTCGGAAGAAATCATAGGCAAGCACTTCGGGATATTCTATCGGCCGGATGAACGCCGCGCGGGTTCACCGACGCACGCGCTGGAGTCGGCAATCGAAAGCGGCAAGTACGACGTAGAGGGTTGGCGTATCAGAAAGAATGGTACGCCGTTTTTCATCACAGGCTCAGTCTCTTCGAGCCGTGATGACGCAGGAAATCTGATCGGTTTTATCAGTATCCTGCGCGACGCGACGGAGCGCCGCGACGCGGAGGAGAAGCTGGTCCAGGCGCGCGAACAGCTCGCGATGTCTCAGAAGATGGAGGCAATCGGCAAGCTGACCGGCGGGATCGCACACGACTTCAACAATCTATTGATGATCATCGGAGGCAGTGCCCAGATATTTCAACGCCTGCTTGATCCAAAACTGCCAAAGGCCATCGAAGCCATACAAACCGCGGCCAAACGCGGCGAAAGTCTCACGCGCCAATTGTTGACATTCTCTCGTCACCAGCATCTCAGCCCGACGGTCGTTGATCTGAATGCGTCCATCAAGAACATGCGGACCATGATTGAGAGCTCGCTGCGCGGGAACATCGTGTACAACGAGAACGTTGGCGACGGCGTTTCACCGGTCAAGGTTGACCTCGCCGAGCTGGAACTTGCGATCGTCAACATCGCCGTCAATGCGCGAGATGCAATGACAAGCGGCGGCACATTCACGTTGTCGGTCCACGCGGTGACCGCAAATCAGGAAACCGGCGGCGATCGCCGTGGGAAGGCCTTCTTTGCGATCACACTTGGCGATACCGGCACCGGTATTCCGCCAAATCTTCTGTCCAAGATGTTCGATCCGTTTTTCACGACCAAGGAGGTCGGCAAAGGGACCGGGCTCGGCTTGTCCCAGGTTTATGGTTTTGCGCACCAGGCGGGCGGAACCGTGACGGCAGACAGCAAGGTCGGACAGGGAACAACGATTACAATCTATTTGCCGTCCTGTGTGGACGAGCAGATCACCAGCAAAGAGCTCGCCGCTGCCCGGGCAAGACCAAGGCAGCCGCCGCGGCAGACGGTTCTCGTGGTCGACGACAGCCCCGAAGTGGCGGATGTGACATCATCGCTGTTCGAGCATCTGGGTTATGAAACCATCTACCGAGACTCGGCCGAAGCGGCATTGAAGTTGCTCGATACCGGTACGAAGATCGATCTCGTCTTCAGCGATATCGTCATGCCAGGGACCATCGATGGCGTCGGGCTCGCGAGAGAAGTTCGGTCGCGGTACCCCGGTTTGCCCATAGCCCTCACAACCGGTTATAGCGATGCCGCAAAAGCAGCCCCGCCAAGCCTGAAAATACTCCGCAAGCCGTTCGATACCGAGGCGCTAAGAGACTTTATCCAGGATCTTGCGCCGCCGAGATCGACGCGATCATCCGGCGTACCCTTGGCGTCAAGCACGACTGAGGCTGTACGCAGAAGTTGA
- a CDS encoding TetR-like C-terminal domain-containing protein, with protein MSDPKAATFGRAIQIRVVALIKEILAATPGREAEDAERLSLLLWAATHGVISLQINKPTLRWPKATALVEELMRALIRPDAAAS; from the coding sequence CTGAGCGATCCGAAGGCCGCAACGTTCGGACGAGCGATTCAGATCCGCGTGGTGGCGCTGATCAAGGAAATCCTCGCGGCGACACCCGGCCGCGAGGCGGAAGATGCGGAACGACTGTCACTGCTGCTATGGGCAGCCACTCACGGCGTGATCTCACTCCAGATCAACAAGCCCACCTTGCGCTGGCCCAAGGCAACAGCTCTCGTCGAGGAGCTGATGCGCGCCCTGATCCGGCCAGACGCGGCTGCAAGCTGA
- a CDS encoding DUF2975 domain-containing protein yields MRKSVREQRQLWFRRLDRAFWVIWAALPVVLWLAYYRTTTAAGAIAESLTGEQAKCAAIVADPLAMSAKGQMLFWALFALGVSFYAVLIGILHRMVNRFANGRIFVSETLQGVWWMGIFLVVWPFVDTITTNAVAFALYKLGDIKFFLPSYGVDVGTIAGGVFLMALKFVLEHAILLQSENDLTI; encoded by the coding sequence ATGAGGAAATCGGTTCGCGAGCAGCGCCAGCTTTGGTTTCGCCGGCTCGATCGGGCGTTCTGGGTGATCTGGGCTGCGCTGCCGGTCGTGCTGTGGCTGGCCTATTACCGCACCACGACGGCCGCGGGCGCGATCGCCGAAAGCCTCACCGGCGAGCAGGCGAAATGCGCGGCCATCGTCGCCGACCCGCTCGCCATGTCGGCCAAGGGGCAGATGCTGTTCTGGGCGCTGTTCGCGCTTGGGGTATCGTTTTATGCCGTGCTGATCGGCATCCTTCATCGCATGGTGAATCGATTCGCCAACGGGCGAATCTTCGTGTCGGAAACCTTGCAGGGTGTGTGGTGGATGGGGATATTCCTGGTGGTCTGGCCGTTTGTCGATACGATCACCACCAACGCGGTCGCCTTTGCCTTGTACAAGCTCGGCGACATCAAGTTCTTCCTGCCGAGCTACGGCGTCGACGTCGGCACCATCGCCGGCGGTGTGTTCCTGATGGCGCTGAAATTCGTGCTCGAGCACGCCATCCTGTTGCAGTCCGAAAACGATCTGACGATCTGA
- a CDS encoding DUF2147 domain-containing protein: MMTLRPDIDGLRSALKQLIRAHLTRRLIVAAFHIPLLGSAADAAKAADKANDPAGVWLTQSGDARIKVQRCGSALCGRVVWLKEPTDKATGKPQRDDKNADPAQRTRPVIGISLFINMQPAGPNKWAGRIYNADDGKTYESSVTLVSSGTLNVRGCMGTLCAGEDWTR; encoded by the coding sequence ATGATGACGTTACGCCCAGATATTGACGGCCTCCGCAGCGCCCTGAAACAGCTGATCCGCGCTCACCTCACGCGCCGCCTGATCGTGGCAGCGTTCCACATTCCGCTGCTCGGCAGCGCCGCCGATGCCGCCAAGGCCGCCGACAAGGCCAACGATCCGGCCGGGGTCTGGCTGACCCAGTCCGGCGACGCCAGGATCAAGGTCCAGCGCTGCGGCAGCGCGCTGTGCGGCCGCGTCGTCTGGCTGAAGGAGCCGACCGACAAGGCCACCGGCAAGCCGCAGCGCGACGACAAGAATGCCGATCCCGCGCAGCGGACCCGGCCGGTGATAGGCATCTCGCTGTTCATCAACATGCAGCCCGCAGGACCGAACAAGTGGGCCGGCAGAATCTACAACGCCGATGACGGCAAGACCTATGAGAGCTCGGTGACGCTGGTGTCGTCGGGCACGCTGAACGTTCGCGGCTGCATGGGAACGCTGTGCGCGGGCGAAGACTGGACGCGGTGA
- the oxlT gene encoding oxalate/formate MFS antiporter, whose amino-acid sequence MVSSNAAVTQAQPSSSGFRWLQLVMGIVCMAMIANLQYGWTLFVDPIDGAHHWGRAAIQFAFTIFVVTETWLVPVEAWFVDKYGPRIVIMFGGVMITLSWVLNSYADSLTLLYAAAVIGGIGAGSVYGTCVGNALKWFPDRRGLAAGATAAGFGAGAALTVVPIANMIASSGYQTAFFDFGIGQGLIVFLLAFFIQKPAVTIPPKKKQLNLPQTKIDFTPPQVLRSPIFWVMYLVFVMVASGGLMAAAQIAPIAHDYKIANTPVSLAGFQMAALTFAISLDRIFDGFGRPFFGWVSDNIGREHTMFIAFGTGALMLLTLSTWGHNPLVFVLATAVYFGVFGEIYSLFPATCGDTFGSKFATTNNGMLYTAKGTAALLVPAASIVAASYGWQAVFVIAVALNATAALMALFVIKPMRRAFINGNEAAAAAETATNAKTA is encoded by the coding sequence ATGGTTTCCAGCAATGCTGCCGTAACACAAGCACAACCTTCGTCCAGTGGCTTCCGCTGGCTGCAGCTCGTCATGGGCATCGTCTGCATGGCGATGATCGCGAACCTGCAATACGGCTGGACGCTGTTCGTCGATCCGATCGACGGCGCGCATCACTGGGGCCGCGCGGCGATCCAGTTCGCCTTCACGATCTTCGTGGTGACGGAGACCTGGCTGGTGCCGGTCGAGGCCTGGTTCGTCGACAAATACGGCCCGCGGATCGTCATCATGTTCGGCGGCGTCATGATCACGCTGTCCTGGGTGCTGAACTCCTACGCGGATTCGCTCACTTTGCTCTACGCCGCGGCTGTGATCGGCGGCATCGGCGCCGGCTCGGTGTACGGCACCTGCGTCGGCAATGCGCTGAAATGGTTTCCCGATCGCCGCGGCCTCGCCGCCGGCGCAACCGCCGCGGGCTTCGGCGCCGGCGCTGCGCTGACCGTGGTGCCGATCGCCAACATGATCGCCTCGAGCGGCTATCAGACCGCATTCTTCGATTTCGGCATCGGGCAAGGCCTGATCGTGTTCCTGCTCGCCTTCTTCATCCAGAAGCCTGCGGTCACGATCCCGCCGAAGAAGAAGCAGCTCAATCTGCCGCAGACCAAGATCGACTTCACGCCGCCGCAGGTGCTGCGCAGCCCGATCTTCTGGGTGATGTATCTGGTGTTCGTGATGGTCGCCTCCGGCGGCCTGATGGCGGCGGCGCAGATCGCGCCGATCGCGCACGACTACAAGATCGCCAACACGCCGGTCTCGCTCGCCGGCTTCCAGATGGCCGCGCTGACATTTGCGATCTCGCTCGACCGCATCTTCGACGGGTTCGGACGGCCGTTCTTCGGCTGGGTCTCCGACAATATCGGCCGCGAGCACACCATGTTCATCGCGTTCGGCACCGGCGCGCTGATGCTGCTGACGCTGTCCACCTGGGGCCATAACCCGCTGGTGTTCGTGCTGGCGACCGCGGTCTATTTCGGCGTGTTCGGCGAGATCTACTCGTTGTTCCCGGCGACCTGCGGCGACACCTTCGGCTCGAAGTTCGCGACCACCAACAACGGCATGCTCTACACCGCGAAGGGCACCGCTGCGCTCTTGGTGCCGGCCGCCAGCATCGTTGCCGCCAGCTATGGCTGGCAGGCGGTGTTCGTGATCGCGGTCGCGCTCAATGCCACCGCGGCGCTGATGGCGCTGTTCGTGATCAAGCCGATGCGCCGCGCCTTCATCAACGGCAACGAGGCTGCCGCTGCAGCCGAGACCGCGACGAACGCCAAGACAGCCTGA
- the oxlT gene encoding oxalate/formate MFS antiporter, with protein sequence MSDMVQATAAPAAARVSDTYRWTQLAIGVAAMVMIANYQYGWTFFVPDIQKKFGWDRASIQWAFTLFVLFETWLVPVEGWFVDKYGPRLVVLIGGILCAIGWSINAQATSLNGYYLGMIIAGIGAGGVYGTCVGNALKWFPDKRGLAAGITAAGFGAGSALTVAPIQAMIKDSGFQTTFLYFGLGQGIIIVLLAFFLLAPKAGQVPAVVANANIIQTRRNYQPTEVLRQPIFWLMYFMFVIVGAGGLMVTANLKPIAVDWKVDSVPVTLMAVTMTAVTFAATIDRVLNGLTRPFFGWISDMIGRENTMFIAFGMEGFGIWMLYLWGHDPVWFVLLSGFVFFAWGEIYSLFPSTCTDTFGAKFATTNAGLLYTAKGTAALLVPIANYMQQSSGHWDNVFIIAAGANILASLLAIAVLKPWRKIVVAKSAAMA encoded by the coding sequence ATGTCGGACATGGTTCAGGCAACTGCGGCCCCCGCGGCCGCACGTGTCAGCGATACCTATCGCTGGACGCAACTTGCGATCGGCGTCGCCGCGATGGTGATGATCGCAAACTATCAATACGGGTGGACGTTCTTCGTCCCCGACATCCAGAAGAAGTTCGGATGGGATCGCGCATCGATCCAGTGGGCCTTCACGCTCTTCGTGCTGTTCGAGACCTGGCTGGTGCCGGTCGAGGGCTGGTTCGTCGATAAATACGGCCCGCGCCTCGTCGTGCTGATCGGCGGCATTCTCTGCGCGATCGGGTGGTCGATCAACGCGCAGGCGACCTCGCTGAACGGCTACTATCTCGGCATGATCATCGCCGGCATCGGCGCCGGCGGCGTCTACGGCACCTGCGTCGGCAACGCGCTGAAATGGTTTCCCGACAAGCGCGGGCTTGCGGCGGGGATCACCGCAGCCGGCTTCGGCGCGGGCTCCGCACTCACGGTGGCGCCGATCCAGGCGATGATCAAGGACTCCGGCTTCCAGACCACCTTCCTCTATTTCGGTCTCGGCCAGGGCATCATCATCGTGCTGCTCGCCTTCTTCCTGCTAGCGCCGAAGGCCGGTCAGGTGCCGGCCGTCGTGGCGAATGCCAACATCATCCAGACCCGGCGCAACTATCAACCGACCGAAGTGCTGCGGCAGCCGATCTTCTGGCTGATGTACTTCATGTTCGTGATCGTCGGCGCCGGCGGCCTGATGGTGACGGCGAACCTGAAGCCGATCGCAGTCGACTGGAAGGTCGACAGCGTGCCGGTCACGCTGATGGCGGTGACGATGACGGCGGTGACCTTCGCGGCCACCATCGACCGCGTCCTCAACGGTCTGACGCGTCCGTTCTTTGGCTGGATCTCCGACATGATCGGCCGCGAGAACACGATGTTCATCGCCTTCGGCATGGAAGGCTTCGGCATCTGGATGCTCTACCTCTGGGGCCACGACCCGGTGTGGTTCGTGCTGCTCTCGGGCTTCGTGTTCTTCGCCTGGGGCGAGATCTATTCGCTGTTCCCTTCGACCTGCACCGACACGTTCGGCGCCAAGTTCGCGACGACGAATGCGGGCCTGCTCTACACCGCGAAAGGCACCGCCGCGCTGTTGGTGCCGATCGCCAACTACATGCAGCAGTCGTCGGGCCATTGGGACAACGTGTTCATCATCGCAGCCGGCGCCAACATCCTTGCCTCGCTGCTCGCGATCGCCGTGCTCAAGCCGTGGCGGAAAATCGTGGTTGCGAAATCGGCCGCGATGGCTTGA
- the frc gene encoding formyl-CoA transferase, giving the protein MTKALKGVRILDFTHVQSGPTCTQLLAWFGADVIKVERPGVGDITRGQLQDIPNVDSLYFTMLNHNKRSITLDTKNPKGKEVLTALIKQCDVLVENFGPGVLDRMGFPWEKIHSLNPKMIVASIKGFGPGPYEDCKVYENVAQCTGGAASTTGFRDGLPLVTGAQIGDTGTGLHLAIGILAALHQRTTTGKGQKVTAAMQDGVLNLARVKLRDQQRLAHGPLREYSQFGEGIPFGDAVPRAGNDSGGGQPGRILKCKGWETDPNAYIYFITQAQVWEKICDVIGEPTWKTDPNYAKPPARLPRLNEIFARIEQWTMTKTKFEAMEILNKDDIPCGPILSMKEIAEDQSLRATGTVVEVDHPTRGKYISVGNPIKLSDSPSDVQRSPLLGEHTDEILREVLGFSDHQVAEIHDSGALDPPRKQAAE; this is encoded by the coding sequence ATGACCAAGGCGCTCAAGGGCGTTCGCATTCTCGATTTCACCCACGTCCAGTCGGGTCCGACCTGCACGCAGTTGCTGGCCTGGTTCGGCGCCGACGTGATCAAGGTCGAGCGTCCCGGCGTCGGCGACATTACGCGCGGCCAGCTGCAGGACATCCCGAACGTGGACAGCCTGTATTTCACCATGCTGAACCACAACAAGCGCTCGATCACGCTCGACACCAAGAACCCGAAGGGCAAGGAAGTGCTCACGGCGCTGATCAAGCAGTGTGACGTGCTGGTCGAGAATTTCGGCCCCGGCGTGCTCGACCGCATGGGCTTCCCCTGGGAGAAGATCCACAGCCTCAACCCGAAGATGATCGTCGCCTCGATCAAGGGTTTCGGTCCCGGCCCGTATGAGGATTGCAAGGTCTACGAGAACGTCGCGCAGTGCACCGGCGGCGCCGCCTCGACCACCGGCTTCCGCGACGGCCTGCCGCTGGTCACCGGCGCGCAGATCGGCGACACCGGCACCGGCCTGCATCTTGCGATCGGCATCCTGGCCGCTCTCCATCAGCGCACCACGACCGGCAAGGGCCAGAAGGTCACCGCCGCGATGCAGGACGGCGTGCTCAACCTGGCGCGCGTCAAGCTGCGCGACCAGCAGCGCCTCGCCCATGGACCGCTCAGGGAATACAGCCAGTTCGGCGAAGGCATTCCGTTCGGCGATGCCGTGCCGCGCGCCGGCAACGATTCCGGCGGCGGCCAGCCCGGCCGCATCCTGAAGTGCAAGGGCTGGGAGACCGACCCGAACGCCTACATCTACTTCATCACCCAGGCCCAGGTCTGGGAGAAGATCTGCGACGTGATCGGCGAGCCGACCTGGAAGACCGATCCGAACTACGCCAAGCCGCCGGCACGCCTGCCGCGCCTGAACGAGATCTTCGCCCGCATCGAACAGTGGACGATGACCAAGACCAAATTCGAGGCGATGGAGATACTCAACAAGGACGACATCCCCTGCGGTCCGATCCTGTCGATGAAGGAGATCGCGGAAGACCAGTCGCTGCGTGCGACCGGCACCGTGGTCGAGGTCGATCACCCGACCCGCGGCAAGTACATCTCGGTCGGTAACCCGATCAAGCTGTCGGATTCGCCGAGCGACGTTCAGCGCTCGCCGCTGCTCGGCGAGCACACTGACGAGATCCTGCGCGAGGTGCTCGGCTTCAGCGATCACCAGGTCGCCGAGATCCACGACTCCGGCGCGCTCGACCCGCCGCGCAAGCAGGCGGCCGAGTAA
- a CDS encoding GntR family transcriptional regulator, translated as MADTDIAIVRIAPETSFKNKAYEALKEAILKMDIYATPEPVMLDERALSERLGVSRTPIREAIAMLEQDGFVKTVPRRGIVVVRRTKAEIVDMIRAWAALESMAARLITTTARKKDITALRDFFKDFSDDRLPQDHVEEYSKANIAFHQALISLSESPVLVDLTNDLLLHVRGYRQLTIGRKDRTATSLPEHLGIIEALEARDTELAEKRARDHTLGLAAYVEAHGQELFT; from the coding sequence ATGGCTGACACAGATATCGCCATCGTCCGGATCGCGCCGGAGACGAGCTTCAAGAACAAGGCCTATGAGGCCTTGAAAGAAGCGATCCTGAAGATGGACATCTACGCGACGCCGGAGCCGGTGATGCTCGACGAGCGCGCATTGTCCGAGCGTCTCGGCGTCAGCCGCACGCCGATCCGCGAAGCGATCGCGATGCTCGAGCAGGACGGATTCGTGAAGACCGTGCCGCGCCGCGGCATCGTCGTGGTCCGGCGCACCAAGGCGGAGATCGTCGACATGATCCGCGCCTGGGCGGCGCTGGAAAGCATGGCGGCGCGCCTGATCACGACCACCGCGCGCAAGAAGGACATCACGGCGCTGCGCGACTTCTTCAAGGACTTCAGCGACGATCGCCTGCCGCAGGATCACGTCGAGGAATATTCCAAGGCCAACATCGCCTTCCACCAGGCGCTGATCTCGCTGTCGGAATCGCCTGTGCTGGTCGACCTCACCAATGACCTGCTGCTGCATGTGCGCGGCTATCGCCAGCTCACGATCGGCCGCAAGGACCGCACCGCGACCTCGCTGCCGGAGCATCTCGGAATCATCGAGGCACTGGAAGCGCGCGACACCGAGCTCGCCGAAAAGCGCGCGCGCGATCACACGCTCGGCCTTGCCGCCTATGTCGAGGCGCACGGCCAAGAATTATTCACGTAG